One Rhinopithecus roxellana isolate Shanxi Qingling chromosome 7, ASM756505v1, whole genome shotgun sequence DNA segment encodes these proteins:
- the BCOR gene encoding BCL-6 corepressor isoform X5 — translation MLSATPLYGNVHSWMNSERVRMCGASEDRKILVNDGDASKARLELREENPLNHNVVDASTAHRIDGLAALSMDRTGLIREGLRVPGNIVYSSLCGLGSEKGREAATSTLGGLGFSSERNPEMQFKPNTPETVEASAVSGKPPNGFSAIYKTPPGIQKSAVATAETLGLDRPASDKQSPLNINGASYLRLPWVNPYMEGATPAIYPFLDSPNKYSLNMYKALLPQQSYSLAQPLYSPVCTNGERFLYLPPPHYVGPHIPSSLASPMRLSTPSASPAIPPLVHCADKSLPWKMGVSPGNPVDSHAYPHIQNSKQPRVPSAKAVTSGLPGDTALLLPPSPRPSPRVHLPTQPSADTYSEFHKHYARISTSPSVALSKPYMTVSSEFPAARLSNGKYPKAPEGGEGAQPVPGHARKTAVQDRKDGSSPPLLEKQTVTKDVTDKPLDLSSKVVDVDASKADHMKKMAPTVLVHSRAGSGLVLSGSEIPKETLSPPGNGCAIYRSEIISTAPSSWVVPGPSPNEENNGKSMSLKNKALDWAIPQQRSSSCPRMGGTDAVITNVSGSVSSAGRPASASPAPNANADGTKTSRSSVDTTPSVIQHVGQPPATPAKHSSSTSSKGAKASNPEPSFKANENGLPPSSIFLSPNEAFRSPPIPYPRSYLPYPAPEGIAVSPLSLHGKGPVYPHPVLLPNGSLFPGHLAPKPGLPYGLPTGRPEFVTYQDALGLGMVHPMLIPHTPIEITKEEKPERRSRSHERARYEDPTLRNRFSEILETSSTKLHPDVPTDKNLKPNPNWNQGKTVVKSDKLVYVDLLREESDAKTDTNVSKPSFAAESVGQSTEPPKPSAEPALQQHRDFIALREELGRISDFHETYTFKQPVFSVSKDSVLAGTNKENLGLPVSTPFLEPTLGSDGPAVTFGKTQEDPKPFCVGSAPPSVDVTPTYTKDGADEAESNDGKVLKPKPSKLAKRIANSAGYVGDRFKCVTTELYADSSQLSREQRALQRAMMRFSELEMKEREGGHPATKDSEMCKFSPADWERLKGNQDKKPKSVALEEAIADQNESERCEYSVGNKHHDPFEAPEDKDLSVEKYFVERQPVSEPPTDQVASDMPHSPTLRVDRKRKVSGDSSHTETTAEEVPEDPLLKAKRRRVSKGLHPKKQRHLLHLRERWEQQVSAADAKPGRQSRKEVTQATQPEAIPQGTNIIEEKPGRKRAEAKGNRSWSEEALKPSDNEQGLPMFSGSPPMKSLSSTSAGGKKQAQPSCAPASRPPAKQQKIKENQKTDVLCADEEEDCQAASLLQKYTDNSEKPSGKRLCKTKHLIPQEPRRGLPLTGEYYVENADGKVTVRRFRKRPEPSSDCDLSPAKQEPKPFDRLQQLLPASQSTQLPCSSSPQETTQSRPMPPEARRLIVNKNAGETLLQRAARLGYEEVVLYCLENKICDVNHRDNAGYCALHEACARGWLNIVRHLLEYGADVNCSAQDGTRPLHDAVENDHLEIVRLLLSYGADPTLATYSGRTIMKMTHSELMEKFLTDYLNDLQGRSDDDTSGTWDFYGSSVCEPDDESGYDVLANPPGPEDQDDDDDAYSDVFEFEFSETPLLPCYNIQVSVAQGPRNWLLLSDVLKKLKMSSRIFRCNFPNVEIVTIAEAEFYRQVSASLLFSCSKDLEAFNPESKELLDLVEFTNEIQTLLGSSVEWLHPSDMVSDNYWKSPQKAEGSVEVKKTDNKTRKTDNKTRKTDNKTSKTDL, via the exons GTGGATGCGAGCACGGCCCATAGAATTGATGGCCTGGCAGCACTGAGCATGGACCGCACTGGCCTGATCCGGGAAGGGCTCCGGGTCCCCGGAAACATCGTCTATTCTAGCTTGTGTGGACTGGGCTCAGAGAAAGGTCGGGAGGCTGCCACGAGCACCCTAGGTGGCCTTGGGTTTTCTTCGGAAAGAAATCCAGAGATGCAGTTCAAACCGAATACACCCGAGACAGTGGAGGCTTCCGCTGTCTCTGGAAAACCCCCAAATGGCTTCAGTGCTATATACAAAACACCGCCTGGAATACAAAAAAGTGCTGTAGCCACAGCAGAAACACTGGGCTTGGACAGACCTGCCAGCGATAAACAGAGCCCTCTCAACATCAATGGTGCTAGTTATCTGCGGCTGCCCTGGGTCAATCCTTACATGGAGGGTGCCACGCCAGCCATCTACCCTTTCCTTGACTCGCCAAATAAGTATTCACTGAACATGTACAAGGCCTTGCTACCTCAGCAGTCCTACAGCTTGGCCCAGCCGCTGTATTCTCCAGTCTGCACCAACGGGGAGCGATTTCTCTACCTGCCACCACCTCACTACGTCGGTCCCCACATCCCATCATCCTTGGCATCACCCATGAGGCTCTCGACACCTTCGGCCTCCCCAGCCATCCCGCCTCTCGTCCATTGCGCAGACAAAAGCCTCCCGTGGAAGATGGGCGTCAGCCCTGGGAATCCCGTTGATTCCCACGCCTATCCTCACATCCAGAACAGTAAGCAGCCCAGGGTTCCCTCTGCCAAGGCGGTCACCAGTGGCCTGCCGGGGGACACAGCTCTCCTGTTGCCTCCCTCGCCTCGGCCCTCACCCCGAGTCCACCTTCCCACCCAGCCTTCTGCAGACACCTACTCGGAGTTCCACAAGCACTATGCCAGGATCTCCACCTCTCCTTCAGTTGCCCTGTCGAAGCCATACATGACAGTCAGCAGCGAGTTCCCCGCGGCCAGGCTCTCCAACGGCAAGTATCCCAAGGCTCCGGAAGGGGGCGAAGGTGCCCAGCCAGTGCCCGGGCATGCCCGGAAGACAGCGGTTCAAGACAGAAAAGACGGCAGCTCACCTCCTCTGTTGGAGAAGCAGACCGTTACCAAAGACGTCACAGATAAGCCACTAGACTTGTCTTCTAAAGTGGTGGATGTAGATGCTTCCAAAGCTGACCACATGAAAAAGATGGCTCCCACAGTCCTGGTTCACAGCAGGGCTGGAAGTGGCTTAGTGCTCTCCGGAAGTGAGATTCCGAAAGAAACACTGTCTCCTCCAGGAAATGGTTGTGCTATCTATAGATCTGAAATCATCAGCACTGCTCCCTCATCCTGGGTGGTGCCCGGGCCAAGTCCTAACGAAGAGAACAATGGCAAAAGCATGTCGCTGAAAAACAAGGCATTGGACTGGGCGATACCACAGCAGCGGAGTTCATCATGTCCGCGCATGGGCGGCACGGATGCCGTCATTACTAACGTTTCAGGGTCAGTGTCGAGTGCAGGCCGCCCAGCCTCTGCGTCACCCGCCCCCAATGCCAATGCAGATGGCACCAAAACCAGCAGGAGCTCCGTAGACACCACACCATCCGTTATTCAGCACGTGGGCCAGCCCCCGGCCACTCCTGCCAAGCACAGTAGCAGCACCAGCAGCAAGGGCGCCAAAGCCAGCAACCCAGAACCGAGTTTCAAAGCAAACGAGAACGGCCTTCCACCAAGCTCTATATTTCTGTCTCCAAATGAGGCATTCAGGTCCCCACCAATTCCCTACCCCAGGAGTTACCTCCCTTACCCAGCCCCCGAGGGCATTGCTGTAAGTCCCCTCTCTTTACATGGCAAAGGACCTGTCTACCCTCATCCAGTTTTGTTACCCAATGGCAGTCTGTTTCCTGGGCACCTTGCCCCAAAGCCTGGACTGCCCTATGGGCTGCCCACCGGCCGTCCAGAGTTTGTGACCTACCAAGATGCCCTGGGGTTGGGCATGGTGCATCCCATGTTGATACCACACACGCCCATAGAGATCACTAAAGAGGAGAAACCAGAGAGGAGGTCCCGGTCCCATGAGAGAGCCCGCTACGAGGACCCAACACTCCGGAATCGGTTTTCCGAGATTTTGGAAACTAGCAGCACCAAGTTACATCCAGATGTCCCCACCGACAAGAACCTAAAGCCAAACCCCAACTGGAATCAAGGGAAGACTGTTGTCAAAAGCGACAAGCTTGTCTACGTAGACCTTCTCCGAGAAGAATCAGATGCTAAAACTGACACAAACGTGTCCAAACCCAGCTTTGCAGCAGAGAGCGTTGGCCAGAGCACTGAGCCCCCCAAGCCTTCAGCTGAGCCGGCCCTGCAGCAGCACCGTGATTTCATCGCCCTGAGAGAGGAGTTGGGGCGCATCAGTGACTTCCACGAAACTTATACTTTCAAACAGCCAGTCTTCAGCGTAAGCAAGGACAGTGTTCTGGCAGGTACCAACAAAGAAAACCTAGGGTTGCCAGTCTCGACTCCATTCCTGGAGCCAACTCTGGGGAGCGATGGCCCTGCTGTAACTTTTGGTAAAACCCAGGAGGATCCCAAACCATTTTGTGTGGGCAGTGCCCCACCAAGTGTGGACGTGACCCCCACCTATACCAAAGATGGAGCCGATGAGGCTGAATCAAATGATGGCAAAGTTCTGAAACCGAAGCCATCTAAGCTGGCAAAGAGAATCGCCAACTCAGCGGGTTACGTGGGTGACCGATTCAAATGTGTCACTACCGAACTGTATGCAGATTCCAGTCAGCTCAGCCGGGAGCAACGGGCATTGCAG CGTGCAATGATGCGCTTCTCAGAGTtggagatgaaagaaagagaaggtggCCACCCAGCAACCAAAGACTCCGAGATGTGCAAATTCAGCCCAGCCGACTGGGAAAGGTTGAAAGGAAATCAGGACAAAAAGCCAAAGTCGGTCGCCCTGGAGGAGGCCATTGCCGACCAGAACGAAAGTGAGAGAT gcGAGTATAGTGTTGGAAACAAGCACCACGATCCCTTTGAAGCCCCAGAGGACAAAGATCTTTCTGTGGAGAAGTACTTTGTGGAGAGGCAGCCCGTGAGCGAGCCTCCCACAGACCAGGTGGCCTCGGACATGCCGCACAGCCCCACCCTCCGGGTGGACAGGAAACGCAAAGTCTCAGGTGACAGCAGCCACACTGAGACCACTGCGGAGGAGGTGCCAGAGGACCCTCTGCTGAAAGCCAAACGCCGACGAGTCTCTAAAG GGCTCCATCCTAAAAAACAACGCCACTTGCTGCACCTTAGAGAACGGTGGGAGCAGCAGGTGTCAGCAGCAGACGCCAAACCTGGCCGGCAAAGCAGGAAGGAAGTGACCCAGGCCACTCAGCCTGAGGCCATTCCTCAGGGGACTAACATCATTGAAGAGAAACCTGGCAGGAAAAGGGCAGAGGCCAAAGGCAACAGAAGCTGGTCAGAAGAGGCTCTCAAACCCAGTGACAATGAACAAG GCTTGCCTATGTTCTCCGGCTCTCCGCCCATGAAGAGTCTTTCATCCACCAGTGCAGGCGGCAAAAAGCAGGCTCAGCCAAGCTGCGCACCAGCCTCCAGGCCGCCTGCCAAACagcagaaaattaaagaaaaccagaAGACAGATGTGCTGTGTGCAGACGAAGAAGAGGATTGCCAGGCTGCCTCCCTGCTGCAGAAATACACCGACAACAGCGAGAAGCCATCCGGGAAGAGACTGTGCAAAACCAAACACTTGATCCCTCAGGAGCCCAGGCGGGGATTGCCACTGACAGGGGAATACTACGTGGAGAATGCCGATGGCAAG GTGACTGTCCGGAGATTCAGAAAGCGGCCGGAGCCCAGTTCAGACTGTGATCTGTCACCAGCCAAGCAGGAGCCGAAGCCTTTCGACCGCTTGCAGCAACTGCTACCGGCCTCCCAGTCTACACAGCTGCCATGCTCAAGTTCCCCTCAGGAGACCACCCAGTCTCGCCCGATGCCGCCGGAAGCACGGAGACTTATTGTCAATAAGAACGCTGGCGAGACCCTTCTGCAGCGGGCAGCCAGGCTTGGCTATGAG gaAGTGGTCCTGTACTGCTTGGAGAACAAGATTTGTGACGTAAATCATCGGGACAATGCAGGTTACTGCGCCCTGCATGAAGCTTGTGCCAGGGGCTGGCTCAACATTGTGCGACACCTCCTTGAATATGGCGCTGATGTCAACTGCAGTGCCCAGGATGGAACCAG GCCTCTGCATGATGCTGTTGAGAATGATCACTTGGAAATTGTCCGACTACTTCTCTCTTACGGTGCTGACCCCACCTTGGCTACGTACTCAGGTAGAACCATCATGAAAATGACCCACAGTGAACTTATGGAAAAGTTCTTAACAG attATTTAAATGACCTACAGGGTCGCAGTGATGATGACACCAGTGGCACTTGGGACTTCTATGGCAGCTCTGTTTGTG AACCAGACGATGAAAGTGGCTATGATGTTTTAGCCAACCCCCCAGGACCAGAAGACCAGGATGATGATGACGATGCCTATAGCGATGtgtttgaatttgaattttcagAGACCCCCCTCTTACCATGTTATAACATCCAAGTATCTGTGGCTCAGGG GCCGCGAAACTGGCTACTGCTTTCGGATGTCCTTAAGAAATTGAAAATGTCCTCCCGCATATTTCGCTGCAATTTTCCAAACGTGGAAATTGTCACCATTGCGGAGGCAGAATTTTATCGGCAGGTTTCTGCAAGTCTCTTGTTCTCTTGCTCCAAAGACCTGGAAGCCTTCAACCCTGAAAGTAAGGAGCTGTTAGATCTGGTGGAATTCACGAACGAAATTCAGACTCTGCTGGGCTCCTCTGTAGAGTGGCTCCACCCCAGTGATATGGTCTCAGACAACTACTG
- the BCOR gene encoding BCL-6 corepressor isoform X1, translating to MLSATPLYGNVHSWMNSERVRMCGASEDRKILVNDGDASKARLELREENPLNHNVVDASTAHRIDGLAALSMDRTGLIREGLRVPGNIVYSSLCGLGSEKGREAATSTLGGLGFSSERNPEMQFKPNTPETVEASAVSGKPPNGFSAIYKTPPGIQKSAVATAETLGLDRPASDKQSPLNINGASYLRLPWVNPYMEGATPAIYPFLDSPNKYSLNMYKALLPQQSYSLAQPLYSPVCTNGERFLYLPPPHYVGPHIPSSLASPMRLSTPSASPAIPPLVHCADKSLPWKMGVSPGNPVDSHAYPHIQNSKQPRVPSAKAVTSGLPGDTALLLPPSPRPSPRVHLPTQPSADTYSEFHKHYARISTSPSVALSKPYMTVSSEFPAARLSNGKYPKAPEGGEGAQPVPGHARKTAVQDRKDGSSPPLLEKQTVTKDVTDKPLDLSSKVVDVDASKADHMKKMAPTVLVHSRAGSGLVLSGSEIPKETLSPPGNGCAIYRSEIISTAPSSWVVPGPSPNEENNGKSMSLKNKALDWAIPQQRSSSCPRMGGTDAVITNVSGSVSSAGRPASASPAPNANADGTKTSRSSVDTTPSVIQHVGQPPATPAKHSSSTSSKGAKASNPEPSFKANENGLPPSSIFLSPNEAFRSPPIPYPRSYLPYPAPEGIAVSPLSLHGKGPVYPHPVLLPNGSLFPGHLAPKPGLPYGLPTGRPEFVTYQDALGLGMVHPMLIPHTPIEITKEEKPERRSRSHERARYEDPTLRNRFSEILETSSTKLHPDVPTDKNLKPNPNWNQGKTVVKSDKLVYVDLLREESDAKTDTNVSKPSFAAESVGQSTEPPKPSAEPALQQHRDFIALREELGRISDFHETYTFKQPVFSVSKDSVLAGTNKENLGLPVSTPFLEPTLGSDGPAVTFGKTQEDPKPFCVGSAPPSVDVTPTYTKDGADEAESNDGKVLKPKPSKLAKRIANSAGYVGDRFKCVTTELYADSSQLSREQRALQMEGLQEDSILCLPAAYCERAMMRFSELEMKEREGGHPATKDSEMCKFSPADWERLKGNQDKKPKSVALEEAIADQNESERCEYSVGNKHHDPFEAPEDKDLSVEKYFVERQPVSEPPTDQVASDMPHSPTLRVDRKRKVSGDSSHTETTAEEVPEDPLLKAKRRRVSKDDWPEREMTNSSSNHLEDPHYSELTNLKVCIELTGLHPKKQRHLLHLRERWEQQVSAADAKPGRQSRKEVTQATQPEAIPQGTNIIEEKPGRKRAEAKGNRSWSEEALKPSDNEQGLPMFSGSPPMKSLSSTSAGGKKQAQPSCAPASRPPAKQQKIKENQKTDVLCADEEEDCQAASLLQKYTDNSEKPSGKRLCKTKHLIPQEPRRGLPLTGEYYVENADGKVTVRRFRKRPEPSSDCDLSPAKQEPKPFDRLQQLLPASQSTQLPCSSSPQETTQSRPMPPEARRLIVNKNAGETLLQRAARLGYEEVVLYCLENKICDVNHRDNAGYCALHEACARGWLNIVRHLLEYGADVNCSAQDGTRPLHDAVENDHLEIVRLLLSYGADPTLATYSGRTIMKMTHSELMEKFLTDYLNDLQGRSDDDTSGTWDFYGSSVCEPDDESGYDVLANPPGPEDQDDDDDAYSDVFEFEFSETPLLPCYNIQVSVAQGPRNWLLLSDVLKKLKMSSRIFRCNFPNVEIVTIAEAEFYRQVSASLLFSCSKDLEAFNPESKELLDLVEFTNEIQTLLGSSVEWLHPSDMVSDNYWKSPQKAEGSVEVKKTDNKTRKTDNKTRKTDNKTSKTDL from the exons GTGGATGCGAGCACGGCCCATAGAATTGATGGCCTGGCAGCACTGAGCATGGACCGCACTGGCCTGATCCGGGAAGGGCTCCGGGTCCCCGGAAACATCGTCTATTCTAGCTTGTGTGGACTGGGCTCAGAGAAAGGTCGGGAGGCTGCCACGAGCACCCTAGGTGGCCTTGGGTTTTCTTCGGAAAGAAATCCAGAGATGCAGTTCAAACCGAATACACCCGAGACAGTGGAGGCTTCCGCTGTCTCTGGAAAACCCCCAAATGGCTTCAGTGCTATATACAAAACACCGCCTGGAATACAAAAAAGTGCTGTAGCCACAGCAGAAACACTGGGCTTGGACAGACCTGCCAGCGATAAACAGAGCCCTCTCAACATCAATGGTGCTAGTTATCTGCGGCTGCCCTGGGTCAATCCTTACATGGAGGGTGCCACGCCAGCCATCTACCCTTTCCTTGACTCGCCAAATAAGTATTCACTGAACATGTACAAGGCCTTGCTACCTCAGCAGTCCTACAGCTTGGCCCAGCCGCTGTATTCTCCAGTCTGCACCAACGGGGAGCGATTTCTCTACCTGCCACCACCTCACTACGTCGGTCCCCACATCCCATCATCCTTGGCATCACCCATGAGGCTCTCGACACCTTCGGCCTCCCCAGCCATCCCGCCTCTCGTCCATTGCGCAGACAAAAGCCTCCCGTGGAAGATGGGCGTCAGCCCTGGGAATCCCGTTGATTCCCACGCCTATCCTCACATCCAGAACAGTAAGCAGCCCAGGGTTCCCTCTGCCAAGGCGGTCACCAGTGGCCTGCCGGGGGACACAGCTCTCCTGTTGCCTCCCTCGCCTCGGCCCTCACCCCGAGTCCACCTTCCCACCCAGCCTTCTGCAGACACCTACTCGGAGTTCCACAAGCACTATGCCAGGATCTCCACCTCTCCTTCAGTTGCCCTGTCGAAGCCATACATGACAGTCAGCAGCGAGTTCCCCGCGGCCAGGCTCTCCAACGGCAAGTATCCCAAGGCTCCGGAAGGGGGCGAAGGTGCCCAGCCAGTGCCCGGGCATGCCCGGAAGACAGCGGTTCAAGACAGAAAAGACGGCAGCTCACCTCCTCTGTTGGAGAAGCAGACCGTTACCAAAGACGTCACAGATAAGCCACTAGACTTGTCTTCTAAAGTGGTGGATGTAGATGCTTCCAAAGCTGACCACATGAAAAAGATGGCTCCCACAGTCCTGGTTCACAGCAGGGCTGGAAGTGGCTTAGTGCTCTCCGGAAGTGAGATTCCGAAAGAAACACTGTCTCCTCCAGGAAATGGTTGTGCTATCTATAGATCTGAAATCATCAGCACTGCTCCCTCATCCTGGGTGGTGCCCGGGCCAAGTCCTAACGAAGAGAACAATGGCAAAAGCATGTCGCTGAAAAACAAGGCATTGGACTGGGCGATACCACAGCAGCGGAGTTCATCATGTCCGCGCATGGGCGGCACGGATGCCGTCATTACTAACGTTTCAGGGTCAGTGTCGAGTGCAGGCCGCCCAGCCTCTGCGTCACCCGCCCCCAATGCCAATGCAGATGGCACCAAAACCAGCAGGAGCTCCGTAGACACCACACCATCCGTTATTCAGCACGTGGGCCAGCCCCCGGCCACTCCTGCCAAGCACAGTAGCAGCACCAGCAGCAAGGGCGCCAAAGCCAGCAACCCAGAACCGAGTTTCAAAGCAAACGAGAACGGCCTTCCACCAAGCTCTATATTTCTGTCTCCAAATGAGGCATTCAGGTCCCCACCAATTCCCTACCCCAGGAGTTACCTCCCTTACCCAGCCCCCGAGGGCATTGCTGTAAGTCCCCTCTCTTTACATGGCAAAGGACCTGTCTACCCTCATCCAGTTTTGTTACCCAATGGCAGTCTGTTTCCTGGGCACCTTGCCCCAAAGCCTGGACTGCCCTATGGGCTGCCCACCGGCCGTCCAGAGTTTGTGACCTACCAAGATGCCCTGGGGTTGGGCATGGTGCATCCCATGTTGATACCACACACGCCCATAGAGATCACTAAAGAGGAGAAACCAGAGAGGAGGTCCCGGTCCCATGAGAGAGCCCGCTACGAGGACCCAACACTCCGGAATCGGTTTTCCGAGATTTTGGAAACTAGCAGCACCAAGTTACATCCAGATGTCCCCACCGACAAGAACCTAAAGCCAAACCCCAACTGGAATCAAGGGAAGACTGTTGTCAAAAGCGACAAGCTTGTCTACGTAGACCTTCTCCGAGAAGAATCAGATGCTAAAACTGACACAAACGTGTCCAAACCCAGCTTTGCAGCAGAGAGCGTTGGCCAGAGCACTGAGCCCCCCAAGCCTTCAGCTGAGCCGGCCCTGCAGCAGCACCGTGATTTCATCGCCCTGAGAGAGGAGTTGGGGCGCATCAGTGACTTCCACGAAACTTATACTTTCAAACAGCCAGTCTTCAGCGTAAGCAAGGACAGTGTTCTGGCAGGTACCAACAAAGAAAACCTAGGGTTGCCAGTCTCGACTCCATTCCTGGAGCCAACTCTGGGGAGCGATGGCCCTGCTGTAACTTTTGGTAAAACCCAGGAGGATCCCAAACCATTTTGTGTGGGCAGTGCCCCACCAAGTGTGGACGTGACCCCCACCTATACCAAAGATGGAGCCGATGAGGCTGAATCAAATGATGGCAAAGTTCTGAAACCGAAGCCATCTAAGCTGGCAAAGAGAATCGCCAACTCAGCGGGTTACGTGGGTGACCGATTCAAATGTGTCACTACCGAACTGTATGCAGATTCCAGTCAGCTCAGCCGGGAGCAACGGGCATTGCAG ATGGAAGGATTACAAGAGGACAGTATTTTATGTCTACCCGCTGCTTACTGTGAG CGTGCAATGATGCGCTTCTCAGAGTtggagatgaaagaaagagaaggtggCCACCCAGCAACCAAAGACTCCGAGATGTGCAAATTCAGCCCAGCCGACTGGGAAAGGTTGAAAGGAAATCAGGACAAAAAGCCAAAGTCGGTCGCCCTGGAGGAGGCCATTGCCGACCAGAACGAAAGTGAGAGAT gcGAGTATAGTGTTGGAAACAAGCACCACGATCCCTTTGAAGCCCCAGAGGACAAAGATCTTTCTGTGGAGAAGTACTTTGTGGAGAGGCAGCCCGTGAGCGAGCCTCCCACAGACCAGGTGGCCTCGGACATGCCGCACAGCCCCACCCTCCGGGTGGACAGGAAACGCAAAGTCTCAGGTGACAGCAGCCACACTGAGACCACTGCGGAGGAGGTGCCAGAGGACCCTCTGCTGAAAGCCAAACGCCGACGAGTCTCTAAAG ATGACTGGCCTGAGAGGGAAATGACAAACAGTTCCTCTAACCACTTAGAAGACCCACATTATAGTGAGCTGACCAACCTGAAGGTGTGCATTGAATTAACAGGGCTCCATCCTAAAAAACAACGCCACTTGCTGCACCTTAGAGAACGGTGGGAGCAGCAGGTGTCAGCAGCAGACGCCAAACCTGGCCGGCAAAGCAGGAAGGAAGTGACCCAGGCCACTCAGCCTGAGGCCATTCCTCAGGGGACTAACATCATTGAAGAGAAACCTGGCAGGAAAAGGGCAGAGGCCAAAGGCAACAGAAGCTGGTCAGAAGAGGCTCTCAAACCCAGTGACAATGAACAAG GCTTGCCTATGTTCTCCGGCTCTCCGCCCATGAAGAGTCTTTCATCCACCAGTGCAGGCGGCAAAAAGCAGGCTCAGCCAAGCTGCGCACCAGCCTCCAGGCCGCCTGCCAAACagcagaaaattaaagaaaaccagaAGACAGATGTGCTGTGTGCAGACGAAGAAGAGGATTGCCAGGCTGCCTCCCTGCTGCAGAAATACACCGACAACAGCGAGAAGCCATCCGGGAAGAGACTGTGCAAAACCAAACACTTGATCCCTCAGGAGCCCAGGCGGGGATTGCCACTGACAGGGGAATACTACGTGGAGAATGCCGATGGCAAG GTGACTGTCCGGAGATTCAGAAAGCGGCCGGAGCCCAGTTCAGACTGTGATCTGTCACCAGCCAAGCAGGAGCCGAAGCCTTTCGACCGCTTGCAGCAACTGCTACCGGCCTCCCAGTCTACACAGCTGCCATGCTCAAGTTCCCCTCAGGAGACCACCCAGTCTCGCCCGATGCCGCCGGAAGCACGGAGACTTATTGTCAATAAGAACGCTGGCGAGACCCTTCTGCAGCGGGCAGCCAGGCTTGGCTATGAG gaAGTGGTCCTGTACTGCTTGGAGAACAAGATTTGTGACGTAAATCATCGGGACAATGCAGGTTACTGCGCCCTGCATGAAGCTTGTGCCAGGGGCTGGCTCAACATTGTGCGACACCTCCTTGAATATGGCGCTGATGTCAACTGCAGTGCCCAGGATGGAACCAG GCCTCTGCATGATGCTGTTGAGAATGATCACTTGGAAATTGTCCGACTACTTCTCTCTTACGGTGCTGACCCCACCTTGGCTACGTACTCAGGTAGAACCATCATGAAAATGACCCACAGTGAACTTATGGAAAAGTTCTTAACAG attATTTAAATGACCTACAGGGTCGCAGTGATGATGACACCAGTGGCACTTGGGACTTCTATGGCAGCTCTGTTTGTG AACCAGACGATGAAAGTGGCTATGATGTTTTAGCCAACCCCCCAGGACCAGAAGACCAGGATGATGATGACGATGCCTATAGCGATGtgtttgaatttgaattttcagAGACCCCCCTCTTACCATGTTATAACATCCAAGTATCTGTGGCTCAGGG GCCGCGAAACTGGCTACTGCTTTCGGATGTCCTTAAGAAATTGAAAATGTCCTCCCGCATATTTCGCTGCAATTTTCCAAACGTGGAAATTGTCACCATTGCGGAGGCAGAATTTTATCGGCAGGTTTCTGCAAGTCTCTTGTTCTCTTGCTCCAAAGACCTGGAAGCCTTCAACCCTGAAAGTAAGGAGCTGTTAGATCTGGTGGAATTCACGAACGAAATTCAGACTCTGCTGGGCTCCTCTGTAGAGTGGCTCCACCCCAGTGATATGGTCTCAGACAACTACTG